The uncultured Desulfobacter sp. genomic sequence GCGGGCATCAAAGGAGACAAAAACAGGACGTCCATGGGGGCAGTGCATTGGGTTTTCACAGACAAACAACTGTTCTACAAGCGCCGTCATCTCCTTTACAGACATGGACTGCCCACCCCGTACGGAGCGATGGCAGGCCATTGTGGCCAGGGCATCTTGGAGCCAGTCATCTTTAAGTCCTGTGCCGTTGGCATGGCTGATTTTCTCCACCATTTCGACCACCATGGATCCCACATTTTTTTCTTCCACCAACACAGGCACGGCTTTTATCACAAACGATGTCCCGCCAAAAGGTTCAACCCTTATGCCCAAATCGGCCAGTTCATTCGTAATGGACTCAAGGACCACAGCTTCCTTGTGGCTCAGCTCCAAAACCTCGGGAACTGCCAGGGACTGGCTTTGCACATCCATTTGCTTATAGCGTTTTAAAAGCTGCTCAAAAACAATACGCTCATGGGCGGCATGCTGGTCTACCAGTATGAGGTGATTCTCGTTTTCCACCACAATGTAAATATTGAGTACCTGACCGACCACCCTTACCCCGGACCGAATTTCCAGAACCGGTTCGGAAGGAGGCGCTGTCTCCCTCTGATCTGGTGTTTGGTTTTCATGATCAGACAAAGGGGGTTGAATGGACAATTTTCTTTCCGGGACCGGGGTCCAGGATTTTTCACGGGGTTCTGCGGCCTCAAAAGATTCAGGGGGTGAATCAAAAGATGTATACTCAGGTTTCGGCTTCGGGACAGAAACGTTTTCAAACAAGTCAGAAGTCACTCTTTTTTCCGGCAGGGATGCCGATTTCAATGCAGCCTGAACAGGCGTTGGGATCCCCTTTTTTTCAGGAATAACGGCCCTGGCATACGCCAATTTATCGTCCTGACTACGAGACAAGGTGCTTGCCACGGCAACCGCCAAAGCATGGTATACGGGACCTGGCGCAATAAATTTAATTTCACGTTTAGTCGGGTGTACATTTACATCCACCTGGTCGCAGGGCAACGCCACACATACCGCACCCACAGGATACCGACCCTTCATAATTCGGCCCCGGAACCCTTGAAACATGGCTGAGATCAACCCTCTATCATACACAAGACGCTGGTTGACGAACAGATAGATCCGGTTGGCCGTACTTCGGGTAACACCGGGATTGGCACATACCCCCCGGATACTTAACCCAGACAGGCCGCCCTCCCCGTCTCCATCTGCCTGGGGCCACTGTATTTCGTACAGCTGACCCGACACATCTTTACCCAACACCATCTGGGCCCGCTGCAACAAGGTCTGGTCTGGGGGATAGCTCTTAACGGACCGCTGGTTGACCACGAGGCGGAAGCCCACCCCGGGATTCCCCATGGCAAGGCCGGCCAGGGCATCGGCAATATGGCCGGATTCCGTATTTTCACTTTTTAAAAATTTTCTTCGGGCAGGTGTGTTGAAAAACAAGCGCTTGACTTCCACCATGGTACCCACAGGCGCGCCGGTATCTGTTACGCCGGAAAGCTTTCCGCCATCCATATCCACCCGGGTTCCGGTGGCGTTATCTGCTGTACGCGACACAAGCGTGAACTTCGATACAGAAGCAATGGACGGCAACGCCTCACCCCTGAACCCAAAGGTAGAAATGGAAAACAGGTCATCTTTGGTGTAGATCTTTGAGGTGGCATACCGTTCCAGTGCCAGCACTGCCTCATCCCGGGAAAGCCCGCACCCGTTGTCCGAGACACGGATCAGGTTTTTGCCGCCGTTTTCAATCTCAACAATTATCCTGTCCGCCCCTGCATCCATGGCATTTTCCACCAACTCCTTAACCACCGAAACCGGGCGTTGGACCACTTCACCTGCGGCAATCTGGTTGGACAAAATATCAGGAAGGATGCGGATTCTGCTCATTTAGGCGTATCCGGAAGTTCCTTTACAAAACGCAGCAGAAATTCGCTGTCTTTGGGACTTAAATCAAACTGCAGACACGCTTCATCAACTAATTTATTCACATTCAGGTCCGGCTGGGCACCTCTTTTTTCAGAGACCCACGCAACGGCTTTCTTCAGGGCATCGCCCTGGGGGACAACAGTGGACATATTTACCTTCCTTTTATAATCCGTGGTTATAATTCGGGGAATCCAGGAAGTTTCCCCACAGTCTGTTCAAATCCGTATCCCGCCCGGATCAACGACATTTCATCAAAATGCGGGGCCATCATCTGGAGCCCCATGGGAAGCCCGGTATCGGAGATGCCTGCAGGCACGGATATCCCGGGCACACCTGCCAGATTGCAGGCCAGGGTAAAAATATCGCTCAAATACATGGTCAATGGATCAGCCACCTTCTCACCGATCTTAAACGCAGGTGTTGGTGCCACAGGGGACACAATAATGTCGCATTCTTCAAATGCCTTTTTGAAATCATCCATGATCAAAGCCCGGACCTGGGAGGCACGGCCGTAATAGGCATCATAATACCCCGAAGACAAGGAATAGGTACCGATAATAATCCGGCGCTGGACCTCCAGTCCAAATCCTTTGGATTTGGTTTTCTTGTACATTTCAATGAGATCATCGGAATCCATGTCCCGAACCCCGTATCTTACCCCGTCAAACCGGGCCAGGTTGGCACTGGCTTCACAGGGGGCAATGATATAGTAGGCCGCCACCACATAATTGGTATGGGGCAAAGAGATCTCTTTAACGGTAACCCCCAATCCTTCCAGGGTCTTTCGGGCATTTTCGAACATGACTGAAACCTGCGGGTCAATACCTGCAAGCGTTGAAAATTCTTTGGGAATACCTGCGGTCATTCCGGCAAGGCCCTTCTCCTTAAACATGGCAATGCCCTGTGTAAAATCCGACATTTGTTCAGGCGCGCTGGTGGAATCTTTGGGATCATGACCGCCCATGAGATTAAGCATCATGGCCGCGTCCGTCACATCCCGGGTAATGGGGCCAACCTGGTCCAGGGATGACGCATAGGCCACCACACCAAACCGTGACACCCGTCCATAAGTGGGTTTAAGCCCCACAACCCCGCAATGGGAGGCGGGCTGACGGATGGAGCCACCCGTGTCCGTACCCACAGCCCCTGTACAGAACTGGGCCGCTACGGCTGCGGCAGATCCGCCGGAAGAACCACCCGGTACATGATCGGTGTTCCAAGGGTTGCGGGTGGCAAAAAAGGCTGAATTTTCAGTGGAAGATCCCATGGCAAATTCATCCATATTGGCTTTGCCGATGAGCACGGCATTCTGAGCTTTAAATTTTTCAACCACCGTGGCGTCATATTGGGGCACAAAATTTTCTAGTATCTTAGACGCACAGGTGGTTTTAACGCCCTTTGTGCATAACACATCTTTCAAGGCCACCGGGATTCCGGTAAAGGGTTGATTCTCACCTTTAGCAATAACCCGGTCTGCCTGTTCTGCCTGTTCAAGGGCAAGTTTCGGGGCAACAGTGATAAACGCTGAAATAGTGTTGTCATATTTATCAATACGATCAAGGAAAGCCCGTGTCAGTTCAACAGAAGATATTTCCTTTTTGGCCAAAAGTTCCTGGGCCTGGGCAATGGTCAGGGTATGCAAATTCATTTTATTTCCTTACGCTCTCTCATCTTTTTGGGGCTATTTTGAACTTGAATGGCGACGCGTGTTTGGACGAAAAGTTGCCCAACTGCAAGGCGCAAGCGAAGCTGAAACCGGAGCGTACTATTGTACGTGAGGCTTTCAGCTTTGTGCAGCAACGCCGCAGATGGGTGAC encodes the following:
- the mutL gene encoding DNA mismatch repair endonuclease MutL, with product MSRIRILPDILSNQIAAGEVVQRPVSVVKELVENAMDAGADRIIVEIENGGKNLIRVSDNGCGLSRDEAVLALERYATSKIYTKDDLFSISTFGFRGEALPSIASVSKFTLVSRTADNATGTRVDMDGGKLSGVTDTGAPVGTMVEVKRLFFNTPARRKFLKSENTESGHIADALAGLAMGNPGVGFRLVVNQRSVKSYPPDQTLLQRAQMVLGKDVSGQLYEIQWPQADGDGEGGLSGLSIRGVCANPGVTRSTANRIYLFVNQRLVYDRGLISAMFQGFRGRIMKGRYPVGAVCVALPCDQVDVNVHPTKREIKFIAPGPVYHALAVAVASTLSRSQDDKLAYARAVIPEKKGIPTPVQAALKSASLPEKRVTSDLFENVSVPKPKPEYTSFDSPPESFEAAEPREKSWTPVPERKLSIQPPLSDHENQTPDQRETAPPSEPVLEIRSGVRVVGQVLNIYIVVENENHLILVDQHAAHERIVFEQLLKRYKQMDVQSQSLAVPEVLELSHKEAVVLESITNELADLGIRVEPFGGTSFVIKAVPVLVEEKNVGSMVVEMVEKISHANGTGLKDDWLQDALATMACHRSVRGGQSMSVKEMTALVEQLFVCENPMHCPHGRPVFVSFDARSLEKLFKRLV
- the gatA gene encoding Asp-tRNA(Asn)/Glu-tRNA(Gln) amidotransferase subunit GatA: MNLHTLTIAQAQELLAKKEISSVELTRAFLDRIDKYDNTISAFITVAPKLALEQAEQADRVIAKGENQPFTGIPVALKDVLCTKGVKTTCASKILENFVPQYDATVVEKFKAQNAVLIGKANMDEFAMGSSTENSAFFATRNPWNTDHVPGGSSGGSAAAVAAQFCTGAVGTDTGGSIRQPASHCGVVGLKPTYGRVSRFGVVAYASSLDQVGPITRDVTDAAMMLNLMGGHDPKDSTSAPEQMSDFTQGIAMFKEKGLAGMTAGIPKEFSTLAGIDPQVSVMFENARKTLEGLGVTVKEISLPHTNYVVAAYYIIAPCEASANLARFDGVRYGVRDMDSDDLIEMYKKTKSKGFGLEVQRRIIIGTYSLSSGYYDAYYGRASQVRALIMDDFKKAFEECDIIVSPVAPTPAFKIGEKVADPLTMYLSDIFTLACNLAGVPGISVPAGISDTGLPMGLQMMAPHFDEMSLIRAGYGFEQTVGKLPGFPEL